The DNA window CACCGCGCGTCTAGCGCGTGTCGGCGGGCGCGCCGCCGAGCAGACGTCCCGCGCGCCGGATCTCGCCCGCGTCGAAGGGCGGGCTCACGAGCAGGATCAGCCGGTGGACGCCGACGCGCTCGAGCGACTGCCGGGCGCGCGAGTCCGGCCTGAGCCAGCGCTCCTCCATTCCCGCGAACACCGTGACGATGAACCGGGAGGCGTCGCGCCCCGCGGCGGTGTGCGCGTCGCGCGCGACCTGGACGAGGTCGGCGAGGCGCGGATGGAACGCCTGCGTGTTGAAGCCGTCCGCGTGCGTGCCCGCGATGCCCGCCATCCGCGGGCCGAACCCGCCGACGATGATCGGCGGCGGGGGATCGGGCCGGAGGAATCCCGACGGCCGCTCGAGGCGATAGGCGCCGCCGGCGAAGCTCCCGCCGTCGCCGGACCAGAGCCGGCGCATGACGTCGATCGCCTCGGCGACGCGCCGCGCGCGGACCTCGTCGCGCTCGACGCTCAGCCCGAGCGCCTCCTGCTCCGCGGCGTACGGGGTCCGGCGGCTCCCGCCGGCGCCGAGCCCGAGGAGCAGGCGCCCGCCCGACACCGCCTGAAGCGTCGCCGCCATGTTGGCGAGGAGGCCCGGATGGCGATTCGCCACGTTCAGCACGAGCGGCCCGAGGGAGATCCGCCGCGTGGCCTCGGCGAGCGCCGCCAGGACCGTCCACGCCTCCGGCACGCCCGGCCCCCCGTCTCGATCGGGATCCCGCAAGTGATCCCACGTCCAGAGCCCGTCGAATCCCGCCTCCTCGACGGCGAGCGCCGCCGCGCGCATCTCGGCGTAGCGAGCGCTCATCGGGATGAGGAGCACGTCGGTCTTCATGACCGTCGGCGCGCCCGCCCGCCGGCTACCGCGGGATCACCGGCAGCAGGATGTGCGACGGATACCGGCGATCGTGAAAGATCGTCTGCTCCGCGGTCTGCACCCGGGTACTCGTCGCCTGGTCCTCGCCGGTGTTGAGGTTGCGGTCGAAGCGGGGAAAGTTGCTCGAGCTGATGTCGACACGGATCCGGTGGCCGAGCAGGAACACGTGGCTCGTCGCCCACAGGTCGATCGTGAATTCCGTCACCTCGCCGGCGTCGAGCAGCGTGGGATGCTCCCGCGACCGGCGATACCGCGCCCGGATGATCCCGTCGGTCAGGTTCTGAGCGTAGCCGTCCGGCCGCACGTCGACGAGCTTGGCGGTGAAGTCGGTGTCCGGCGCGCTGCTCGTCGCGTAGAGCATGACCTTCACCGGACCGGTGACCTCGAGCGCCGTGTCCATGGGCGCGCTGGTGTAGACCAGCACGTCCCGGCGCTCCTCCACCGGCCGCTGGTCGTACGCGCCCATGGGAATGATCAGCGTGCCTCCACCCCGCGTCGGCACGGGATCGTTCGGATCGTACACGTAGCGGTCGGGCGCTTCCTCCTCCGGCGACGAAGGGCCGAGCGTGCCGTCTCCGTGGAGCGTGTT is part of the Candidatus Methylomirabilota bacterium genome and encodes:
- a CDS encoding LLM class flavin-dependent oxidoreductase — its product is MKTDVLLIPMSARYAEMRAAALAVEEAGFDGLWTWDHLRDPDRDGGPGVPEAWTVLAALAEATRRISLGPLVLNVANRHPGLLANMAATLQAVSGGRLLLGLGAGGSRRTPYAAEQEALGLSVERDEVRARRVAEAIDVMRRLWSGDGGSFAGGAYRLERPSGFLRPDPPPPIIVGGFGPRMAGIAGTHADGFNTQAFHPRLADLVQVARDAHTAAGRDASRFIVTVFAGMEERWLRPDSRARQSLERVGVHRLILLVSPPFDAGEIRRAGRLLGGAPADTR